One genomic window of Clostridioides sp. ES-S-0054-01 includes the following:
- a CDS encoding kinase/pyrophosphorylase encodes MLVKNLIIYAVSDSVGETAQQVAKACMSQFYVNETYEIKRFPYMINKGVLLETLENAKAENALIVYTLVDEELCSIVERYCEREGLSCIDLMTDILREISKRTGRKPKREAGIIRKLDESYFKRVEAIEFAVKYDDGKDPRGVLQADIILVGISRTSKTPLSMYLANKNIKVANVPLVPEIPIPKEVFEIDTKKIIGLTNSPEKLNEIRTQRLKALGLSSKANYANLERILQELDYSEEIMKRIGCPVINVSNKAIEETAGIILDIMKENGLKIYKEIEI; translated from the coding sequence ATGCTGGTGAAAAACCTAATTATATATGCAGTATCAGATTCAGTAGGGGAGACTGCGCAACAAGTTGCAAAAGCATGTATGTCTCAATTTTATGTAAATGAAACTTATGAAATAAAAAGATTTCCATACATGATTAACAAAGGAGTACTACTTGAAACTTTGGAGAATGCAAAAGCTGAAAACGCTTTGATTGTATATACATTAGTTGATGAAGAGTTATGCAGTATTGTTGAAAGGTATTGTGAAAGAGAAGGTCTTAGTTGTATAGACCTTATGACAGATATACTAAGAGAAATAAGCAAGAGAACAGGAAGAAAACCTAAAAGAGAAGCTGGTATAATTAGAAAATTAGATGAATCTTACTTTAAGAGAGTTGAAGCTATAGAGTTTGCAGTAAAATATGATGATGGGAAAGACCCTAGAGGTGTTCTTCAAGCAGACATAATTTTAGTGGGAATCTCAAGAACATCTAAAACTCCTTTGAGCATGTATTTAGCTAATAAAAATATAAAAGTAGCTAATGTTCCATTAGTTCCAGAAATACCAATTCCTAAAGAAGTATTTGAGATAGATACTAAAAAGATAATAGGTCTTACTAATTCACCTGAAAAGCTAAATGAGATAAGAACTCAAAGGTTAAAAGCCTTAGGTCTATCCAGTAAGGCAAACTATGCTAATTTAGAAAGAATACTTCAGGAGTTAGATTATTCAGAAGAGATAATGAAAAGAATTGGATGCCCAGTAATAAATGTTTCAAATAAGGCAATAGAGGAAACAGCAGGTATAATTTTAGACATAATGAAAGAAAATGGTCTAAAGATATACAAAGAAATAGAAATTTAA
- a CDS encoding helix-turn-helix transcriptional regulator, with the protein MIIIQLNERQLKIIDIVKENEPITSESIASSLNVTRATLRSDLAILTMTGILDARPKVGYFYSGVSEINLIGKSIKEKTVEDIMSMPVLAKKDESIYDVIVTMFLSDVGSIVIIDENEELCGVVSRKDLLKATIGGSDINKMPIGMIMTRTPNVVTLTKGASVLLASRKIIEHEVDSIPIVEYKGEDKNHMRVVGRISKTNITRLFLEIVDN; encoded by the coding sequence GTGATTATTATTCAGCTTAATGAAAGACAACTAAAAATTATAGATATAGTTAAGGAAAATGAACCAATAACGAGTGAAAGTATTGCCTCCAGCTTGAATGTGACTCGTGCTACACTTAGATCTGATTTAGCTATATTGACAATGACAGGAATATTAGACGCAAGACCAAAAGTTGGATATTTTTATTCAGGAGTTAGTGAAATTAACTTAATTGGTAAAAGTATAAAAGAAAAAACAGTAGAAGATATAATGAGCATGCCTGTACTAGCTAAGAAGGACGAAAGTATATATGATGTAATAGTCACTATGTTTTTATCTGATGTAGGGAGTATAGTTATTATAGATGAGAATGAAGAGTTATGTGGAGTTGTTTCCAGAAAAGACTTGTTAAAAGCAACTATAGGAGGTTCTGATATAAATAAGATGCCAATAGGTATGATAATGACAAGAACTCCAAATGTAGTCACTTTGACTAAAGGAGCAAGTGTTTTATTAGCTTCAAGAAAAATAATAGAACATGAAGTAGATTCGATTCCAATTGTTGAATATAAGGGAGAAGACAAAAATCATATGAGAGTTGTTGGGAGAATATCAAAGACCAACATAACTAGGCTATTTTTAGAAATAGTTGACAATTAA
- a CDS encoding NAD(P)-dependent oxidoreductase, which yields MLDLNRKLAKLEEEGKKIKVALIGAGHMGNGMVSQMANMKGIEASIVVDINLELAHKAFTDAGIDEEIIDNVTNENDAEMKLQEGKVLTCNDFLVACKTKSIDVVIDATGGIAIGAEIALNSILNKKHIVMLNAETDCVVGPILKKLADDAGVIFTGSAGDEPGAVMELFDFADAMGFEVRVIGKGKNNKLDLDCNPDTVRDEAERKGASPHMIASFKEGTKTMVEMALMCNATGFVPDVRGGHGIEATVDEVPKKYALKSEGGVLDNYGVVDFVNGIAPGVFVVVAHKLKAVNDELKYLSMGDGPNYILYRPYHLCSLETPLSAAMAVLENKATIVPKAGLVAEVMTIAKKDLKKGEYMDGYGEYTCYGTIEKYDVAKAMNAVPIGLISKKTKVVKDIKKGEVITYDMVEIEKDTTLYHLRQLQEKIFG from the coding sequence ATGTTAGATTTAAACAGAAAACTTGCAAAATTGGAGGAAGAAGGTAAAAAAATAAAAGTAGCTCTTATCGGAGCTGGGCATATGGGAAATGGAATGGTAAGCCAAATGGCAAATATGAAAGGTATCGAGGCTTCTATTGTTGTAGATATAAATTTAGAGTTAGCTCATAAAGCATTTACTGATGCAGGAATAGATGAAGAAATTATAGATAATGTAACAAATGAAAATGATGCAGAAATGAAATTACAAGAAGGAAAAGTATTGACATGTAATGATTTTCTTGTGGCTTGTAAAACTAAGTCAATAGATGTGGTTATAGATGCAACTGGTGGTATTGCAATTGGTGCAGAGATAGCATTAAATTCTATTTTAAATAAAAAACATATAGTTATGTTAAACGCTGAAACTGATTGTGTTGTTGGACCAATACTTAAAAAATTAGCAGACGATGCTGGAGTAATATTTACAGGTTCTGCAGGAGATGAGCCAGGTGCAGTAATGGAATTATTTGATTTTGCAGATGCAATGGGGTTTGAAGTTAGAGTAATAGGTAAAGGCAAAAATAATAAATTAGATTTAGATTGTAATCCTGATACAGTTAGGGACGAAGCAGAAAGAAAAGGAGCTTCACCTCATATGATAGCTTCTTTTAAAGAAGGGACTAAAACAATGGTAGAAATGGCTTTAATGTGTAATGCAACTGGATTTGTACCTGATGTAAGAGGTGGTCATGGTATTGAGGCTACAGTCGATGAAGTACCTAAGAAATATGCATTAAAAAGCGAAGGTGGAGTATTAGATAATTATGGTGTAGTTGATTTTGTAAATGGTATAGCACCTGGAGTTTTCGTAGTAGTTGCTCATAAATTAAAAGCAGTTAATGATGAACTAAAATATTTAAGTATGGGTGATGGACCTAATTACATATTATATAGACCATATCATTTATGTAGTTTAGAGACTCCTTTATCAGCAGCTATGGCAGTTTTAGAAAATAAGGCTACAATAGTGCCTAAAGCTGGGTTAGTTGCAGAAGTTATGACTATAGCTAAGAAAGATTTGAAAAAAGGTGAATATATGGATGGGTATGGAGAATATACATGCTATGGTACTATAGAAAAATACGATGTAGCAAAAGCTATGAACGCTGTACCTATTGGCTTGATAAGCAAAAAGACTAAAGTTGTCAAAGATATTAAAAAAGGTGAAGTTATAACTTATGACATGGTAGAGATAGAAAAAGATACTACTTTATATCATTTAAGACAATTACAAGAAAAAATATTTGGGTAA
- a CDS encoding PTS glucitol/sorbitol transporter subunit IIA: MKYEVKISGIGSLVKELIDESNCLIIYDETINDEDLKDISVIHSVSKLKSDVEIGDTLTIGNRDYCIVSVGDIAQKTLREIGHCTIKFDGKCEVNLPGEIHVEIGNPNITIGDLITIS, encoded by the coding sequence ATGAAATATGAAGTTAAGATAAGTGGAATAGGTAGTTTAGTTAAAGAGTTAATAGATGAAAGTAATTGTCTTATTATATATGACGAAACAATTAACGATGAAGACTTAAAGGATATATCTGTAATTCATTCAGTATCAAAATTAAAAAGTGATGTTGAAATAGGGGATACACTTACTATAGGAAATAGAGATTATTGTATAGTTTCAGTTGGTGATATTGCTCAGAAGACCCTTAGAGAAATTGGGCACTGTACAATCAAATTTGATGGAAAATGTGAAGTAAACTTACCAGGAGAAATACATGTGGAAATAGGAAATCCAAACATAACTATTGGAGATTTAATAACTATTTCTTAA
- a CDS encoding BglG family transcription antiterminator: MSVTEKIPSIDRKIFKILIMCSKKEFVSINSIANELNVTTRSVRTYIKQLNKDLGSDIAVVKYIKGQGYKLEIKDEQILNNIIDMNRKNVFSLNSKEDRVEFILNYLIELDGFITLDSLADEMCVGRTTLVNDFQYVEKVLASYNLNLIKKQNTGMKLNGNELDIRLFILNQLYKNSRKDFNNSKYFKGIKKEEIINLEEKLFTLFKKNNFYVTDEMLREVINYIIVLVYRVKETKKVKEYDVKFDLLKSYDEYFIAREIKHIISEMFECILNDEEIIYLTIPLVSGNAPASECALNSSRISKNIDELMENIFNQIYVDMGISINEDELRVGLGYHLSFTLNRLLFNIKLKNVLLEEIKQNYILPFKLAQIAGRVIGNKYNLEVSEDEIGYIAIHFSGYLERNSSRLYSIKKIAIICSTGLGTAKLLKIRVEKLIGNNPKIDTLSSFNLRNINLDEYDIVFTTIDLDTSNINTIVLKINTIFDENKLREQLKTVLCLREGNIDTTNSTNLLINNLLDEDKFMILNEKTIIGSLEKMMDNLMALGCIDDKFRKNIINREEKSPTVFDKGLLFPHSVNEKSDKFLMAVGILEEPIEYANRSIKIILMTMFPCENKMDSDLLVKIYEEVLKIGQDVKLTNKISKCRSFLEFKKVLLKSLM, from the coding sequence ATGAGTGTAACTGAGAAAATTCCTTCTATTGACCGTAAGATATTTAAGATATTGATTATGTGTAGTAAAAAAGAGTTTGTAAGTATTAATTCAATAGCAAATGAATTGAATGTCACAACTAGAAGTGTAAGGACGTATATAAAACAATTGAATAAAGATTTAGGTAGTGATATAGCAGTAGTCAAATATATAAAGGGTCAAGGTTATAAACTGGAAATAAAAGATGAGCAGATACTCAATAATATTATTGATATGAATAGAAAAAATGTATTTTCATTAAATTCAAAAGAAGATAGGGTAGAGTTTATACTAAATTATTTGATAGAACTAGATGGATTTATTACACTTGATAGTTTGGCTGATGAGATGTGCGTAGGAAGAACTACTTTAGTAAATGATTTCCAGTATGTAGAAAAAGTTTTGGCTTCATATAATTTAAACTTAATAAAAAAACAGAATACAGGTATGAAATTGAATGGAAATGAACTTGATATTAGGCTTTTTATATTAAATCAGTTGTATAAAAATTCAAGGAAGGATTTCAATAATTCAAAGTATTTTAAAGGAATAAAAAAAGAAGAAATTATAAATTTAGAAGAAAAATTATTCACTTTATTTAAAAAAAATAATTTTTATGTTACAGATGAAATGTTAAGAGAGGTTATTAACTACATAATAGTTTTAGTCTATAGAGTAAAAGAAACAAAGAAAGTAAAAGAATATGATGTAAAGTTTGATTTACTTAAATCATATGATGAATACTTTATTGCTAGGGAAATAAAACATATAATATCAGAAATGTTTGAATGTATTTTAAATGATGAAGAAATTATTTATTTAACTATACCACTAGTGAGTGGAAATGCACCAGCATCAGAATGTGCTTTAAATAGTAGCAGAATTAGCAAAAATATTGATGAGTTGATGGAAAATATATTTAATCAAATATATGTTGATATGGGAATTTCTATAAATGAAGATGAATTAAGAGTAGGATTAGGATATCATCTTAGTTTTACTCTAAACAGGCTATTATTTAATATAAAGTTAAAGAATGTTTTGCTAGAAGAGATTAAGCAAAACTATATACTTCCATTTAAATTAGCACAAATAGCAGGAAGAGTAATAGGAAATAAGTATAACTTAGAAGTTTCAGAAGATGAGATTGGTTATATAGCAATTCATTTCAGTGGATATTTAGAAAGAAATAGTAGTAGGCTCTATTCAATAAAGAAAATCGCAATTATATGTAGTACAGGTCTAGGAACAGCAAAACTATTAAAAATAAGAGTAGAAAAATTGATAGGAAATAATCCTAAAATTGATACGCTTTCAAGTTTTAATTTGAGAAATATTAATTTAGATGAATATGATATAGTTTTTACAACTATTGATTTAGACACATCAAATATAAACACAATAGTATTAAAAATAAATACAATCTTTGATGAAAATAAACTAAGAGAACAATTAAAGACAGTGTTGTGTTTGAGAGAAGGAAATATTGATACTACCAATTCTACAAATTTACTAATAAATAATTTACTGGATGAAGATAAATTTATGATATTGAATGAAAAGACTATAATTGGCTCATTAGAAAAAATGATGGATAATCTTATGGCTTTAGGATGTATTGATGATAAGTTTAGAAAAAATATAATCAATAGAGAAGAAAAATCTCCTACAGTCTTTGATAAGGGTCTATTATTCCCCCATTCTGTAAATGAAAAATCAGATAAATTTTTAATGGCAGTCGGAATTTTAGAAGAACCAATAGAATATGCAAATAGAAGTATAAAAATAATTCTTATGACAATGTTCCCATGTGAGAATAAAATGGATTCAGACTTATTGGTGAAAATTTATGAAGAAGTTTTAAAGATAGGACAAGATGTAAAATTGACAAATAAGATAAGTAAATGTAGAAGTTTTTTAGAATTTAAAAAGGTATTACTTAAAAGCCTTATGTAA
- a CDS encoding PTS glucitol/sorbitol transporter subunit IIB, which translates to MEENKILKIEKGTSGWGGPLYIKKEGNRNKILSMTAGGIHEVTLKIKELLGYEIVDGFKTGVSDEEVAVVIIDCGGTARCGVYPKKKKPTINVNPVGKTGPLAKFITEEYYVSDVTPNCISVVDGENMQKKSQENKSENKSSIRKPDNYDEVKSKAQGEYAKKNIILSIGQGAGQVVSKFYDAGRDTIQMVMNNVIPFMAFVSMLMGIILASGLGDWIAKVISPLAGNIGGLLIISIICTLPFLSPILGPGAVIAQVVGTLVGTQIGLSAIPAYLALPALFAINGQAGCDFVPVGLSLGEAEPETVEYGVPALFYSRLITGPISVIIAYGVAVFALR; encoded by the coding sequence ATGGAAGAAAATAAAATATTAAAAATAGAAAAGGGAACTTCAGGTTGGGGAGGTCCCTTGTATATAAAAAAAGAAGGCAATAGAAATAAGATACTATCAATGACTGCTGGTGGTATCCATGAAGTAACATTAAAAATAAAAGAACTACTGGGTTATGAAATTGTAGATGGATTTAAAACTGGAGTTTCTGATGAAGAAGTGGCAGTAGTTATTATTGATTGTGGTGGAACTGCTAGATGTGGAGTTTATCCAAAGAAAAAAAAACCTACAATTAATGTAAATCCAGTTGGAAAAACAGGTCCTTTAGCAAAATTTATAACAGAGGAATATTATGTATCAGATGTCACTCCTAATTGCATAAGTGTTGTAGATGGAGAAAACATGCAAAAAAAATCTCAAGAAAATAAAAGTGAAAATAAGAGTTCTATTAGAAAGCCTGATAATTATGATGAGGTTAAGTCAAAAGCTCAGGGAGAATACGCTAAAAAGAATATAATACTTTCCATTGGTCAAGGGGCAGGACAAGTAGTATCAAAGTTTTATGATGCAGGTCGAGATACTATTCAAATGGTAATGAATAATGTAATACCATTTATGGCATTTGTAAGTATGCTTATGGGAATTATTTTAGCATCTGGATTGGGAGATTGGATTGCAAAAGTCATATCTCCACTTGCTGGTAATATCGGTGGATTATTAATTATCTCAATAATTTGCACACTTCCATTCTTATCACCAATATTAGGACCTGGTGCAGTTATAGCTCAAGTGGTAGGAACTCTTGTAGGTACACAAATTGGTCTTAGTGCAATACCAGCATATTTAGCACTTCCAGCTTTATTTGCAATAAATGGACAAGCTGGATGTGATTTTGTCCCAGTAGGACTAAGTTTAGGAGAGGCAGAACCAGAAACTGTGGAATATGGTGTTCCAGCTTTATTTTACTCTCGTTTAATAACTGGACCAATATCTGTTATCATTGCATATGGAGTTGCAGTATTTGCATTGAGATAA
- a CDS encoding PTS glucitol/sorbitol transporter subunit IIC — translation MENVITGLSKGAEWFIGLFQKGGEQFVGLVSGTLPTLIVLMVAINSLIKIIGEERVNNWASKLGKNSFTRYILLPLVSVFFLGNPMCYTFGRFLKEEHKAGFYDAAVSFVHPITGLFPHANAGELFVWLGISAGLTTLGKETTTLALWYFIVGLIVIFIRGIITEKMYAFLTRKNKVTNKA, via the coding sequence ATGGAAAACGTTATTACAGGTCTAAGTAAAGGTGCAGAGTGGTTTATTGGTTTGTTTCAGAAAGGGGGAGAACAATTTGTAGGTCTTGTTTCAGGTACTCTTCCAACGCTAATTGTATTAATGGTAGCTATTAATTCTTTGATTAAGATAATTGGTGAAGAAAGAGTTAATAATTGGGCTTCTAAACTAGGAAAAAATTCTTTTACAAGATATATTCTACTTCCACTAGTATCGGTATTTTTCTTAGGAAATCCTATGTGTTATACATTTGGTAGATTTTTAAAAGAAGAACATAAAGCAGGATTTTATGATGCAGCAGTTTCATTTGTACATCCAATTACAGGGCTTTTTCCACATGCAAATGCAGGAGAACTTTTTGTATGGTTGGGAATATCAGCAGGTTTGACTACTTTGGGTAAAGAAACTACTACACTGGCATTGTGGTATTTTATAGTTGGTCTAATTGTAATTTTTATAAGAGGTATAATAACAGAAAAAATGTATGCTTTTTTAACAAGAAAAAATAAAGTAACAAATAAGGCTTAG
- a CDS encoding M20 family metallopeptidase: MKEKIIQVADLKKEKILELCQSLYDEPEIALQEYKSAKKIADFLREEGFEVEEKLAGMDTAFKATKKNGDGPRIAFIAEYDALPGNGHACGHHLIASMGVGAGIALSSILDTYKGEVSIIGTPAEETGDGKPYLIEHGVFDGYDVAMMIHPNSKTCVTPEIIAIGGLDFIFTGKASHAGAKPYNGINALDAVVLLYNNINALRQQLVDGTRIHGIILEAGTAANVIPDMGKVRLEIRAKEQDYFDEVVEKVKNCARGAAIATGCELEFYHFEPTCQGLNENKVLAGIFTKVMEEFSIYEDEQVMLGSTDMGNLSQIIPCIHPLMKFSENGEEIHTKEFLEASINSYAKDRVIDGIKILALTGFNLFENPELLKKMKEE, from the coding sequence ATGAAAGAAAAAATAATACAAGTAGCGGATTTAAAGAAAGAAAAAATTTTAGAGCTATGTCAATCTTTATATGATGAACCAGAAATTGCTTTACAAGAATATAAATCTGCTAAAAAAATAGCAGATTTTTTAAGAGAAGAGGGTTTTGAGGTTGAGGAAAAATTGGCAGGTATGGATACAGCTTTTAAAGCAACCAAGAAAAATGGCGATGGTCCAAGAATAGCATTTATTGCAGAATACGATGCTCTTCCAGGTAATGGTCATGCATGTGGGCATCATTTAATAGCATCTATGGGAGTTGGAGCTGGAATAGCTCTTTCAAGTATACTGGATACTTACAAAGGGGAAGTAAGTATAATCGGAACACCTGCTGAAGAAACTGGAGATGGAAAGCCTTACTTGATAGAACATGGGGTATTTGATGGCTATGATGTAGCAATGATGATACATCCAAATTCCAAAACTTGTGTAACACCAGAAATTATAGCAATAGGAGGTCTAGATTTCATATTTACTGGAAAAGCATCTCATGCAGGAGCTAAGCCATATAACGGAATAAATGCCCTAGATGCAGTAGTACTACTATATAACAATATAAATGCACTGAGACAACAGCTAGTAGATGGAACGAGAATACACGGTATTATTCTAGAAGCAGGTACTGCTGCAAACGTAATACCTGATATGGGAAAAGTAAGACTAGAGATAAGAGCAAAAGAACAAGATTACTTTGATGAAGTAGTAGAAAAAGTGAAAAATTGTGCTAGAGGTGCTGCAATAGCCACTGGATGTGAGCTTGAGTTTTATCACTTTGAGCCAACTTGTCAAGGATTAAATGAAAATAAAGTTTTGGCAGGTATATTTACAAAGGTAATGGAAGAATTTAGTATATATGAAGATGAGCAAGTAATGTTAGGTTCAACAGATATGGGAAATTTAAGTCAAATAATACCGTGTATACATCCTTTGATGAAGTTTTCTGAAAATGGAGAAGAAATACATACAAAAGAATTTTTAGAGGCTTCTATAAATTCATATGCAAAAGATAGAGTAATTGATGGTATAAAAATATTAGCTTTAACAGGATTTAATTTATTTGAAAATCCAGAGTTATTGAAAAAAATGAAAGAAGAGTAG
- a CDS encoding MFS transporter — MGEKGNGIKFGKLIFQLVIIAISWELVYIIPFIQYTLYDPILKALECTNTQLGFLLTIYGLGNIFGAPIGGWLADRFDYRKIILGSVFLNGVVSFLFAFNMNYPFAVVTWVGCAITSLVMNYPSMVKILRVIGKDNQGKVYGFNEAMVGVSGVVMGAIFLYIYTCFATPTLGMRWVMISLGILSIAMCPVLWFVIKDVDTNEEKEEASEKMSAGDFMTVLKSLNTWLVGISIFCVYSFTVTMSYFTPYITSVLGGSVALSGALAIIRQHGLKLFGAPFGGYCADKLKSPTKVLLPIYVFGIAVIVLFLVLPASTPMTIFIALTFVVGILGYMGKGIYYAVQDEVKVPVKYSATTIGIAAALGFSPDVFQFALIGHWIDTYGNKGYTYTFIFQIAILVIGILSCLYILKVKKRRASKLEA, encoded by the coding sequence ATGGGAGAAAAAGGAAACGGTATAAAGTTTGGAAAGTTAATATTTCAACTTGTTATTATAGCAATATCTTGGGAATTAGTTTATATTATACCATTTATCCAATATACATTATATGACCCAATCCTAAAAGCATTAGAATGTACAAACACTCAACTTGGTTTTTTACTTACAATTTATGGATTAGGAAATATATTTGGAGCTCCTATAGGAGGTTGGCTAGCAGATAGATTTGATTATAGAAAGATAATTTTAGGTTCTGTGTTTCTTAATGGAGTAGTATCATTTTTATTTGCATTTAATATGAACTATCCATTTGCAGTTGTGACTTGGGTAGGTTGTGCAATCACATCATTAGTTATGAACTATCCTTCTATGGTAAAGATACTTAGAGTTATAGGAAAAGATAATCAAGGTAAAGTTTATGGATTTAATGAAGCTATGGTTGGAGTTTCTGGAGTAGTAATGGGAGCAATATTCTTATATATTTATACATGCTTTGCAACTCCAACATTGGGTATGAGATGGGTAATGATATCTTTAGGAATATTATCAATAGCGATGTGTCCAGTATTATGGTTTGTAATTAAAGATGTAGATACTAATGAAGAAAAAGAGGAAGCAAGTGAAAAAATGTCTGCTGGTGATTTTATGACAGTACTAAAATCACTAAATACTTGGCTAGTAGGTATAAGCATATTCTGTGTATATTCATTTACAGTTACAATGTCTTATTTTACACCATATATAACATCAGTACTCGGAGGTTCTGTGGCACTATCTGGTGCATTAGCAATAATAAGACAGCATGGTCTAAAATTATTTGGAGCACCATTTGGAGGATATTGTGCAGACAAATTAAAATCTCCTACAAAAGTACTTTTACCAATATATGTATTTGGTATAGCAGTAATAGTTTTATTCCTAGTATTACCTGCATCAACTCCAATGACTATATTCATAGCTCTAACATTTGTAGTAGGTATATTAGGTTACATGGGAAAAGGTATTTACTATGCAGTCCAAGATGAAGTAAAAGTTCCAGTTAAATATTCAGCAACTACTATAGGTATAGCTGCAGCTTTAGGATTTTCACCAGATGTATTCCAATTTGCATTAATAGGACATTGGATAGATACTTATGGTAATAAAGGTTACACATACACATTTATATTCCAGATAGCAATTCTAGTTATTGGGATACTATCTTGTTTATATATATTAAAGGTTAAGAAGAGAAGAGCAAGTAAATTAGAAGCTTAA
- a CDS encoding PLP-dependent aminotransferase family protein, producing the protein MKYAKRMDMVKASAIRDSQKKIAQKVASGGTVISFAAGLPDPNLFPIEEISEITQKVLNERGKFALAYGPTKGEDELLELLVKRMKEEENIDTKAENIIITTGSQQGIALSAMILLEKGDVVVTENPSYLGAINAFRPYECDFLGVDTDEEGMVTDDLEKILSENSDIKVIYVIPTFQNPTGKTWSLQRRKNFMEVVNKYDVIVIEDNPYGEIRFTPEPLPTLKSLDTKDKVLYLGSFSKVLCPGFRVAWMCGNVDLIDKAELLKQGVDLQSNQFSQVQVLEFLKKYNLNEHIEKIRAEYKKRCLLMLDAMKKHFPEEAKYTEPDGGMFIWVELPESINVDDLLDKAIDAGVAYVSGESFFANNGPKNTMRLNYTTMSEEQIVKGVEILAEVIKKELNYACE; encoded by the coding sequence ATGAAATATGCAAAAAGAATGGATATGGTAAAAGCTTCAGCGATAAGAGATTCTCAAAAGAAAATAGCTCAGAAGGTAGCAAGTGGTGGAACGGTTATATCTTTTGCTGCAGGGCTTCCTGACCCAAATTTATTTCCAATAGAAGAGATAAGTGAAATAACTCAAAAAGTACTTAATGAAAGAGGAAAATTTGCCCTAGCGTATGGACCTACTAAAGGTGAAGATGAGTTATTAGAGCTACTAGTAAAAAGAATGAAGGAAGAGGAAAATATTGATACAAAAGCAGAAAATATCATAATAACTACTGGGTCACAACAAGGTATAGCTCTTAGTGCTATGATTTTATTGGAAAAGGGGGATGTAGTAGTTACAGAGAATCCAAGTTACTTAGGTGCAATAAATGCATTTAGACCTTATGAATGTGATTTTTTAGGGGTAGATACAGACGAAGAAGGAATGGTAACAGATGATTTAGAAAAAATATTATCTGAAAATTCTGATATAAAAGTAATCTATGTAATACCAACATTTCAAAATCCTACAGGAAAAACATGGTCTTTACAAAGAAGAAAAAATTTTATGGAAGTTGTAAATAAATATGATGTCATAGTAATAGAAGATAATCCTTATGGAGAAATAAGATTTACACCAGAGCCTCTGCCTACACTTAAATCTCTTGATACTAAAGATAAAGTATTGTATCTAGGGTCATTTTCAAAGGTATTGTGTCCAGGATTCAGAGTTGCTTGGATGTGCGGTAATGTAGACCTCATAGATAAGGCAGAACTTTTAAAACAAGGTGTAGATTTACAGTCAAATCAATTTTCTCAAGTACAAGTACTAGAATTTTTGAAGAAATATAACTTAAATGAACATATAGAAAAAATAAGAGCAGAGTATAAAAAGAGATGCTTATTGATGCTAGATGCTATGAAGAAACACTTCCCAGAGGAAGCTAAATATACAGAGCCAGATGGAGGAATGTTTATATGGGTAGAACTTCCTGAAAGCATAAATGTAGATGATTTATTAGATAAAGCTATTGATGCTGGAGTTGCTTATGTCTCTGGAGAATCCTTCTTTGCAAATAATGGTCCAAAAAATACTATGAGACTTAACTATACAACAATGTCAGAGGAACAAATTGTTAAAGGTGTTGAGATACTTGCAGAAGTTATAAAAAAAGAACTCAATTATGCTTGTGAATAA